A genomic window from Candidatus Kryptoniota bacterium includes:
- a CDS encoding DUF1015 domain-containing protein gives MALIMPFKAIHYNTQSTNLSEVVAPPYDIISKDLQAELYRRSQNNIIRLDLNRESNPYPVAASEMQRMIKEKILVQDTEPAIYPYFQTFKTQAGRSVMRRGFVSWIKLEPFEAGVVLPHEHTLSGPKLDRLQLMQATKATFSQIFGIYGEEGRTLEKEYEKLNRTKPYLEADYDGIKNVIHRIADPAVVKVFQTVMSKLPVYIADGHHRYETALEYQRLMLERKSSGEEAFDYIMMYFTNMFDSGLIVYPTHRIIHSLNGFNPAQLKTGVGEYFDLTRKDDINSLANSLQSSGDHSFGLVLSEKEYHIMKLKPTSDVQSIVKENLPVPVKRLDVTLLHDYVLRQKLGISKEAQEKKLNINYTIDKDEVDAAVQSGKGQVGFILNATKVEQVREVADAGAVMPQKSTYFYPKLLSGILMSSLE, from the coding sequence ATGGCGCTGATCATGCCCTTCAAGGCAATCCATTACAACACACAATCGACAAATCTTTCAGAAGTAGTTGCACCACCATATGACATTATAAGCAAAGATCTTCAAGCTGAGCTCTACAGGAGGAGTCAAAACAATATCATCAGGCTCGATCTCAACAGAGAATCGAATCCTTATCCCGTCGCCGCATCAGAGATGCAGCGGATGATCAAAGAGAAGATATTGGTCCAGGATACTGAGCCGGCGATCTATCCATACTTCCAGACATTCAAGACGCAGGCCGGAAGGTCAGTCATGAGGAGGGGGTTCGTATCGTGGATCAAGCTCGAACCGTTCGAAGCGGGTGTTGTCCTTCCTCATGAACACACTCTGTCAGGGCCTAAGTTGGATCGACTCCAGCTCATGCAAGCGACGAAAGCGACATTCAGCCAGATATTCGGGATCTACGGCGAGGAAGGAAGGACCCTCGAGAAGGAGTACGAAAAGCTCAACCGGACAAAGCCGTACCTCGAAGCAGATTATGATGGAATCAAAAATGTGATTCACCGGATTGCAGATCCAGCTGTGGTGAAGGTCTTCCAGACGGTGATGTCAAAGCTTCCCGTTTACATTGCCGACGGCCACCACAGATACGAGACCGCGCTGGAATATCAACGGCTCATGCTCGAGAGGAAAAGCTCGGGCGAGGAAGCATTTGATTATATAATGATGTATTTCACGAACATGTTCGATTCCGGGCTGATTGTTTATCCGACACACAGGATCATACACAGCCTGAATGGTTTCAATCCTGCACAACTGAAAACCGGGGTCGGCGAATATTTTGATTTGACCCGGAAGGATGATATCAACTCGCTCGCTAATTCACTCCAGTCGTCAGGAGATCATTCATTCGGACTTGTCCTCTCCGAAAAAGAGTATCATATAATGAAACTAAAGCCGACTTCGGATGTGCAATCGATCGTTAAAGAAAATCTACCGGTACCTGTGAAGAGACTGGATGTAACGCTCCTTCACGACTATGTGCTGCGTCAGAAGCTCGGTATCTCCAAAGAGGCGCAGGAGAAAAAGTTGAACATCAACTACACAATAGACAAGGACGAGGTGGACGCTGCCGTCCAGTCAGGAAAGGGTCAGGTGGGATTCATACTCAACGCGACGAAAGTCGAGCAGGTCCGCGAAGTTGCTGACGCGGGAGCTGTCATGCCGCAGAAGTCGACTTATTTCTACCCGAAGCTGCTTTCGGGGATCTTGATGAGCAGTTTGGAGTGA
- a CDS encoding DinB family protein gives MNEVNRIVKELREMYEGKPWHGSSVKEILSGVTHTMAADKQANGGHSIWEMVLHISSWIDISTQRLGGIAVEPPPEQDWPAVKETSKEAWNRTIKQLDSREKKLEEAVSKLNENRLEQTAPGRDHGVRFMLQGVIYHNVYHSAQIAMAKKTLGK, from the coding sequence ATGAATGAAGTAAATAGAATTGTCAAGGAACTTCGTGAGATGTACGAGGGGAAACCGTGGCATGGATCTTCGGTCAAAGAAATTCTTTCGGGCGTGACGCACACAATGGCCGCGGACAAGCAGGCTAACGGGGGACACTCGATCTGGGAGATGGTGCTTCACATCTCCTCGTGGATCGACATTTCAACTCAACGACTCGGGGGAATCGCAGTCGAGCCGCCGCCTGAACAGGACTGGCCCGCTGTGAAAGAGACGAGCAAGGAAGCATGGAACAGGACGATTAAGCAGCTCGACTCGCGGGAGAAAAAACTGGAAGAAGCGGTATCGAAGCTGAACGAGAACAGGCTCGAGCAGACGGCGCCCGGCCGGGACCATGGAGTCAGGTTTATGCTCCAGGGAGTAATTTATCATAACGTTTACCACAGCGCACAAATAGCGATGGCGAAGAAGACGCTGGGGAAATAG
- the era gene encoding GTPase Era, whose protein sequence is MGAKSKEGKPYRSGYVALIGEPNVGKSTLLNALLGQKLSIVTPKPQTTRHKIAGILTGENYQVVFLDTPGIINPRYALQEVMMSSTEEAIGEADIIVLMVDASGSAAADSLRHSAIVRQLSGEKEKRPVLLALNKVDLVKKSEILPMIQKASEIYPFKDIFPVSAVKGDNLDELKKCLVDYLPEGEQFYPEDYMSDRDERFFVSEIIREEIFKMFREEVPYSTTVEIEEFRDSDTERKTYIRAVIYVEKDSQKGILIGRSGSALKQIGQSSRRQIEKMIGHEIFLELFVKVEKEWRDDAAKIRRLGYR, encoded by the coding sequence ATGGGAGCAAAATCCAAAGAGGGGAAGCCGTACCGTTCGGGTTATGTCGCCCTCATCGGGGAACCAAATGTAGGCAAGTCGACTCTGCTGAATGCGCTTCTGGGTCAGAAACTTTCCATCGTAACTCCTAAACCACAGACCACCCGGCATAAGATAGCGGGAATACTCACCGGCGAAAATTACCAGGTCGTCTTCCTCGATACACCGGGTATCATAAATCCGAGATACGCGCTGCAAGAAGTGATGATGTCGTCCACAGAAGAAGCGATCGGCGAGGCGGACATTATCGTGCTCATGGTTGACGCGAGCGGGAGTGCGGCGGCAGATTCTCTCAGGCATTCGGCGATCGTTCGTCAATTATCCGGCGAGAAAGAGAAGAGACCGGTGCTCCTCGCGTTGAATAAAGTGGATCTTGTGAAGAAGTCCGAAATACTTCCAATGATCCAGAAGGCGAGTGAAATCTATCCGTTCAAAGATATCTTCCCCGTGTCGGCGGTAAAGGGAGACAATCTCGACGAATTAAAGAAGTGCCTCGTCGACTATCTTCCCGAGGGCGAGCAGTTCTATCCGGAAGACTATATGAGCGACAGGGACGAGAGGTTCTTCGTGAGCGAAATCATCCGCGAGGAGATATTTAAAATGTTCAGGGAGGAAGTCCCGTACTCCACCACTGTCGAGATCGAGGAATTCAGGGATAGCGACACTGAGCGAAAAACATACATCCGGGCAGTAATCTACGTGGAGAAGGACTCTCAGAAGGGAATATTGATCGGGAGATCCGGTTCCGCGCTCAAGCAGATCGGCCAGTCATCGAGAAGACAGATCGAGAAAATGATCGGGCATGAGATTTTTCTAGAACTTTTTGTGAAGGTCGAAAAGGAGTGGCGTGACGACGCGGCAAAGATAAGAAGGCTCGGGTACCGCTAA
- a CDS encoding P-II family nitrogen regulator: MKKIEAIIRPFKIDDVREALIEIGIKGMTITEVKGYGRQKGHTEMYRGSEYQIDFLPKMKIEIIAPDDSVNKIVETIIKSAKTGQVGDGKIFIYPVEEVIRVRTEESGEAAL; this comes from the coding sequence ATGAAAAAGATCGAAGCAATCATCCGTCCGTTCAAGATCGATGATGTTCGGGAGGCGCTGATTGAAATCGGTATAAAGGGCATGACGATTACTGAGGTCAAGGGCTACGGGCGGCAAAAGGGCCACACTGAAATGTATCGCGGGTCGGAATATCAGATTGATTTTCTGCCGAAGATGAAAATTGAGATCATCGCACCGGATGATAGTGTAAATAAGATAGTTGAGACAATAATCAAGAGCGCGAAGACCGGACAGGTCGGCGACGGGAAGATATTTATTTATCCGGTCGAAGAAGTAATCAGGGTCCGCACGGAGGAAAGCGGCGAAGCGGCGCTTTGA
- the carA gene encoding glutamine-hydrolyzing carbamoyl-phosphate synthase small subunit, with amino-acid sequence MIAKLALADGTVFTGQSFGAAGETAGEVVFNTSMIGYQEVLTDPSYCGQIVTMTYPQIGNYGINPEDVESSKPQVAGFVVREYSKFYSNFRATESLGDYLRRNNIVGIEAIDTRKLTRIIRTVGAMNAVISTVDPDDSSLVQKAREFPSMSGLDLAKVVTTKTPYKFSTNGKSGKKFRVVAYDYGIKTNILRKLYERGCDVTVVPAGYSAEEVLNDDPDGIFLSNGPGDPAAVTYAISNVRKLIGKKPMFGICLGHQIIALAAGAKTFKMKFGHRGANHPVKNLMNATVEVTSHNHGFAVDPDSLPSDYEVTHIDLNDNILEGYRHKSLPLFCVQYHPEASPGPHDSDYLFDEFMAMMETVAPVRAREI; translated from the coding sequence TTGATCGCAAAACTGGCATTGGCCGACGGAACGGTTTTCACCGGACAATCATTCGGCGCGGCGGGAGAGACCGCGGGTGAAGTTGTTTTCAATACAAGCATGATCGGTTACCAGGAAGTCCTTACCGATCCATCTTATTGCGGGCAAATCGTAACGATGACGTATCCTCAAATCGGCAATTACGGGATTAATCCTGAAGATGTCGAGTCATCCAAACCGCAGGTGGCAGGTTTCGTAGTCAGAGAATACAGCAAGTTCTACAGCAACTTCCGCGCGACCGAAAGCCTCGGCGACTACCTCCGCAGAAACAACATTGTCGGCATAGAAGCCATCGACACAAGGAAGCTCACGAGAATAATCAGGACCGTCGGCGCGATGAATGCCGTCATATCGACAGTCGATCCCGATGATTCCTCCCTTGTTCAGAAGGCGCGCGAATTTCCATCGATGTCGGGACTCGATCTCGCAAAAGTCGTCACCACGAAGACTCCCTATAAATTCTCGACGAACGGAAAGTCGGGAAAGAAATTCAGGGTCGTCGCGTACGATTACGGGATCAAGACGAATATTCTGAGGAAGCTATACGAACGCGGCTGCGACGTGACTGTCGTGCCTGCAGGTTATTCCGCAGAAGAGGTTCTAAACGACGATCCTGACGGCATTTTCCTCTCAAACGGGCCCGGTGATCCGGCCGCCGTGACTTATGCAATTTCGAATGTGAGAAAACTGATAGGTAAGAAGCCGATGTTCGGGATTTGTCTGGGTCATCAGATCATCGCACTTGCCGCGGGCGCTAAGACATTCAAGATGAAATTCGGCCACCGTGGTGCAAACCATCCGGTCAAGAACCTCATGAACGCGACGGTGGAGGTTACTTCACACAACCACGGATTTGCCGTCGACCCGGATAGTTTACCCTCCGATTATGAAGTCACGCACATCGACCTGAACGATAACATACTCGAAGGTTACAGGCACAAGAGCCTCCCGCTTTTCTGCGTGCAATATCATCCTGAAGCGTCACCCGGACCCCACGACAGCGATTATCTTTTCGATGAGTTCATGGCGATGATGGAGACCGTCGCACCCGTGAGAGCAAGAGAAATATAA
- a CDS encoding energy transducer TonB produces MSKAKVTLAGIYLLLVPFAPVLAQTEEMPRIAAEIMDTTSEKAPADYVNVDREPEIVSQSFPQYPGLAIRAGIEGRVIVKMWVDKKGSVRKAYVVKSDNEIFDKPSLDAAMKYRFSPAIYRDSPVDVWVMIPFTFKMKPDSTANATDDSAAVKYRKEMIDQAMSYQSYEQMINTYDLAMYYERTKKYKEAVKSYEEFVKKSENFRNSPKEMIRHARIIMKKYSSGESGAGK; encoded by the coding sequence ATGAGTAAGGCGAAAGTAACTTTGGCAGGGATCTACCTCTTACTTGTCCCGTTTGCACCGGTCCTGGCACAGACAGAAGAAATGCCGCGAATCGCAGCGGAGATCATGGACACTACATCTGAAAAGGCACCGGCTGATTACGTAAATGTCGACAGGGAGCCGGAAATTGTTTCACAATCCTTTCCGCAGTATCCAGGGCTCGCGATAAGGGCAGGGATCGAAGGCCGCGTCATCGTGAAAATGTGGGTCGACAAGAAAGGGAGTGTGAGGAAAGCTTATGTGGTCAAGAGCGACAACGAAATTTTTGACAAACCTTCTCTCGATGCGGCGATGAAGTACAGGTTCAGCCCCGCGATATACAGGGACAGTCCTGTCGATGTGTGGGTCATGATTCCTTTCACATTCAAGATGAAACCCGACTCGACCGCGAATGCAACTGATGATTCCGCTGCGGTGAAATACCGCAAGGAGATGATAGATCAAGCCATGAGCTATCAATCATATGAACAAATGATAAACACATATGATCTCGCGATGTACTATGAGCGAACAAAGAAATACAAAGAAGCGGTCAAGTCTTACGAGGAATTCGTCAAGAAGTCGGAAAACTTTCGAAACAGCCCGAAGGAAATGATCAGGCACGCGAGGATAATCATGAAGAAATATTCATCAGGCGAGTCAGGTGCAGGCAAATAA